One genomic window of Corticium candelabrum chromosome 21, ooCorCand1.1, whole genome shotgun sequence includes the following:
- the LOC134196912 gene encoding uncharacterized protein LOC134196912, with amino-acid sequence MALKSLVHSFRSLTSFKAVIATAGVGITSVSVMWMKRRSFVSAEQAASGALHPKEFRWFKLSEVQRISHNTARYRFELPNPDDVLGLTVASCLVVRAPIGENEKYVVRPYTPITLIDQRGFFDLLVKTYPQGVMSKHIASLTPGDKLEFQGPFKKIDVAPNMKKHIGMIAGGTGLTPMLQVVRELLLRAESSNMLLTLVFANVTEDDILLRDQLDQLAEQHKNFSVHYVLEKPPAKWQGSTGYVTANIINKYLPSPGSDIVIMVCGPPPMMKAISGDKVSPREQGEVEGLLKDLGYTKDMVFKF; translated from the exons ATGGCACTGAAATCGCTTGTTCATTCTTTTCGCAGTTTAACGTCTTTTAAGGCAGTTATTGCTACTGCTGGTGTCGGTATCACATCTGTGTCTGTAATGTGGATGAAGCGTCGCTCGTTTGTGTCGGCCGAGCAGGCGGCAAGCGGAGCTCTCCATCCCAAGGAGTTTCGATGGTTTAAGTTGAGTGAAGTACAGCGTATCAGCCACAACACAGCTCGGTACCGCTTCGAACTGCCTAACCCAGACGATGTGTTGGGACTGACAGTAGCCAGTTGTCTGGTGGTGAGAGCTCCAATAGGAGAGAACG AAAAATATGTTGTTCGCCCTTACACACCAATCACACTGATTGATCAACGTGGGTTTTTTGACTTGCTTGTCAAGACATACCCACAGGGTGTCATGAGTAAGCAcattgcatcattgacaccTGGTGACAAGCTCGAGTTCCAGGGACCATTCAAGAAAATTGATGTGGCACCAAATATGAAGAAACACATTGGAATGATTGCTGGAGGAACAG GTCTCACACCCATGCTGCAGGTGGTAAGAGAACTCCTACTTCGTGCTGAATCATCAAACATGCTGCTAACCCTAGTATTTGCCAATGTTACCGAAGACGATATTCTCCTTCGTGACCAACTCGACCAACTAGCTGAACAACATAAAAACTTCAGTGTCCACTATGTACTAGAAAAGCCACCAGCCAAGTGGCAAGGCAGTACTGGCTATGTAACAGCCAACATCATTAATAAGTATTTGCCATCTCCTGGTTCTGACATTGTAATCATGGTATGTGGTCCACCTCCAATGATGAAGGCAATTTCAGGAGACAAAGTTAGTCCCAGGGAGCAAGGAGAAGTGGAAGGTCTGTTGAAGGATTTGGGCTACACAAAAGACATGGTATTCAAGTTCTAA